The Sphingomonas sp. genome has a window encoding:
- a CDS encoding methyl-accepting chemotaxis protein, whose translation MMEWFRVELPIRKKLKLAFGAMIGVMLLLEIISLLDSGWIRIAVDLTAIAAAAAVGAKFRAAIADPYVETVVRMEGLAAGDLHSPIAFTHYKDCVGRMTKAMLTFRDAAVEQKRQAQEQAEIVQVLGERLGRLRAGDLTASIDQQFPQAYAGLRDDYNLTLEALRELIGAVSTSADAIDTGAQEIAHASENLARRTEANASNLEETTAAIAQMDQRLKLTAAAAARTVQRADAAIATVSGGRETADDAVSAMSRVSDSAKGIDSVIEGLDKIAFQTRVLAMNAAVEAGRAGEAGRGFAVVADLVSALAMRAEEEAGRARDQLTTTQTEIISAVEMVRKVDGVFAGISGDVAEVHELLGDMAKDNIAQASAITEISSTVNAMDQTTQKNAAMVEQTSAAARSLSIEINQLSQAAAKFNTGSAGASKPAASSRNHPPSDSSRVASTRYRSTHLHEEWTTF comes from the coding sequence ATGATGGAATGGTTCAGGGTCGAGCTGCCGATCAGGAAAAAACTGAAGCTCGCCTTTGGCGCGATGATCGGGGTGATGCTGCTCCTGGAGATCATATCCCTTCTCGACTCCGGGTGGATCCGGATCGCCGTGGATCTAACCGCCATCGCCGCTGCCGCAGCTGTGGGTGCGAAATTCCGAGCGGCTATCGCAGATCCATATGTGGAGACCGTGGTCCGCATGGAAGGCCTTGCAGCGGGCGACCTTCACAGCCCTATCGCCTTCACGCACTACAAGGACTGCGTCGGTCGGATGACCAAGGCCATGCTCACTTTCCGTGACGCGGCCGTCGAACAGAAGCGGCAGGCGCAGGAGCAAGCGGAGATCGTCCAAGTCCTTGGTGAACGGCTTGGCCGCTTGCGTGCCGGCGATCTTACAGCGTCTATCGACCAGCAGTTCCCACAAGCGTATGCAGGCCTGCGCGACGACTATAACCTTACCCTCGAAGCGCTCCGCGAGCTGATTGGCGCCGTCTCCACCAGCGCCGATGCCATCGACACGGGCGCGCAGGAAATTGCGCATGCGTCGGAAAATCTGGCGAGACGCACTGAGGCCAACGCCTCGAACCTCGAGGAGACTACCGCAGCGATCGCGCAGATGGATCAGCGCCTGAAGCTGACGGCTGCCGCCGCCGCCCGGACGGTACAGCGTGCGGACGCTGCGATCGCGACAGTTTCTGGTGGTCGCGAAACCGCTGATGACGCAGTTTCAGCCATGAGCCGCGTGTCCGATAGTGCCAAGGGGATCGACAGCGTCATCGAGGGCCTCGACAAAATCGCTTTCCAAACGCGCGTACTGGCCATGAACGCCGCTGTAGAAGCCGGGCGGGCAGGTGAGGCGGGCCGTGGGTTCGCCGTGGTGGCCGACCTCGTTTCAGCGCTGGCAATGCGCGCGGAAGAGGAAGCGGGCCGGGCACGTGATCAACTCACCACCACCCAGACAGAGATCATTTCCGCTGTGGAGATGGTGCGGAAAGTGGACGGCGTGTTCGCCGGCATTTCGGGAGATGTAGCAGAGGTTCACGAGCTCCTCGGCGACATGGCCAAGGACAACATTGCACAAGCCAGCGCTATCACGGAGATCAGCTCCACCGTGAACGCTATGGACCAGACGACGCAGAAGAATGCCGCCATGGTCGAGCAGACCTCAGCGGCGGCGCGCAGCCTTTCGATCGAGATTAACCAGCTCTCCCAAGCAGCGGCAAAGTTCAACACCGGTAGTGCCGGCGCTTCAAAACCCGCTGCCTCAAGCCGGAACCATCCTCCATCAGATAGCTCCAGAGTGGCTTCGACCAGATATAGGTCTACCCATCTTCACGAAGAATGGACAACGTTCTAG